A window of Acidobacteriota bacterium genomic DNA:
TGACGCAACAAGAAGGCGCCCGAGGACTTGGAGGTCGCAGCTCCCCCGCCCCCACTCATGCACGACGCCGGAGCTGACGAATACCCAGTCCGGTCTTCTCGCGCAGCAAAGTCCGCAGCGTGACACCGTCGCCGTAGCCGACTGAGCCTGCGATGCGCTCGACGCTGTCGTCGGTGGTCTCGAGTAAGAACAGGGCGCGTTCGACCCGCAACCGACGGACGAAGGCGATGGGAGTCTGTCCCAGGACTTTGCGCAGTCGGCGCTCGAGGGTTCGCTCGCTGGCGCCAACGGCCTTGGCGGCGGCCGCCATCGTGAACTCGGGCAGGTGGCGCCGTGCCCAGCGCTCGAATTTCTCGACCAACGGATCGCAGAAAGCCAGATGATCCGTCATCGCATAGGTTGCCTGGGTCGGCCGACCATCCACCAGCAGGTGCCTTGAGGTTGATCGCGCCAGCGTTGGGCTGCGCTCGCGCACGAACCACAGCGCAAGGTCGACATGGGCCAACGCCGCCCCCGCCGTCACCCGCCCCGCCGACTCGACCACCATCTGCGACTCGTCGAGCTCGACCGACTCGAACCGCTGACGAAAGTCGGGACCAAGCCACCAGGTGGTGGTGGCTCGAAGGCCATCGAGGAGCCCCGTCGACGCCAGCAAGTAGGTGCCCGTGCAAGCGGCGGCCAACCGAGAGCCAGCGGCGTGCCAGGTCGCCAGCTGAACGCCAGCCTCTCGCACGTCGTCGCGCTCGAGGGCCCGCTCCAGGGCCTGCGGCGACTTGGCCCCGAGGGCCGGCACGATCACCAGGTCCGGCGTCGCCACCTCCTCCACCGGCGAGCTCGGGATCTGGAAGCCCTGCTGAGTCGAGACCTTCTCCCGAACGCCAGCGACCTGGATCCGGAAATCAGGCGAATGCTGAGGCGCGGAAGACAGCTCGTTGGCAGTCCCGAAAGTGTCCAGCAGGACGGACAACCCCGTATCGAACATGCCGTCGACGACGAGCAAGACAACTCTCATGTCGAAAATTCTACCAAAGATGTCGATTCCGCCACTCGAAGATCTTCTCCACGGTCCGTAGTCTTCCTTTCACCGGGCACGGTGGTCGCGCCCGGCCCGCCAAGCGAAAAGGAGAAGACCCATGCTGACCCACTCCCTCGTCGTCAAGATCGTCGCCAAAGAAGACCGTGCCGAAGAAGTCGCCGAGTTCCTGACTGGCGCGCTCCCCCTCGCCGAGCAGGAGACCTTCACCCCGGTCTGGTTCGCGCTGCGCGCCGACGCCACAACCTTCTACGTCGTCGAC
This region includes:
- a CDS encoding helix-turn-helix domain-containing protein, translated to MRVVLLVVDGMFDTGLSVLLDTFGTANELSSAPQHSPDFRIQVAGVREKVSTQQGFQIPSSPVEEVATPDLVIVPALGAKSPQALERALERDDVREAGVQLATWHAAGSRLAAACTGTYLLASTGLLDGLRATTTWWLGPDFRQRFESVELDESQMVVESAGRVTAGAALAHVDLALWFVRERSPTLARSTSRHLLVDGRPTQATYAMTDHLAFCDPLVEKFERWARRHLPEFTMAAAAKAVGASERTLERRLRKVLGQTPIAFVRRLRVERALFLLETTDDSVERIAGSVGYGDGVTLRTLLREKTGLGIRQLRRRA
- a CDS encoding antibiotic biosynthesis monooxygenase, whose translation is MLTHSLVVKIVAKEDRAEEVAEFLTGALPLAEQETFTPVWFALRADATTFYVVDAFATAADRQKHLDGDIAAALLANADTLLAEPPSISPANVLASKVA